From Camelus dromedarius isolate mCamDro1 chromosome 23, mCamDro1.pat, whole genome shotgun sequence, a single genomic window includes:
- the LELP1 gene encoding late cornified envelope-like proline-rich protein 1: MSSDDKNKPSEPKNEPKHCDPRCEQKCETKCQPSCLKRLLQRCTEKCPREKCPAPPKCPPCPPCPPPCPPPCPLPCHPPCPPPSCPCPASSPPKPCAKPCPPKCPPPCPPPE; this comes from the coding sequence ATGTCGagtgatgataaaaataaacctaGTGAACCCAAGAATGAGCCCAAGCACTGTGACCCCAGGTGTGAACAAAAGTGTGAGACTAAATGCCAGCCCAGCTGTTTAAAGAGGCTGCTGCAACGGTGCACTGAAAAGTGCCCACGAGAAAAGTGCCCAGCACCACCAAAGTGCCCCCCGTGCCCCCCgtgccccccgccctgccccccgccctgccccctgccGTGCCACCCGCCATGCCCTCCGCCGTCATGCCCGTGCCCAGCTTCCTCTCCCCCCAAGCCATGTGCCAAGCCCTGTCCTCCTAAATGCCCgccgccctgccctcccccagagTGA